The Metabacillus litoralis genome contains a region encoding:
- the queA gene encoding tRNA preQ1(34) S-adenosylmethionine ribosyltransferase-isomerase QueA, with the protein MKVELFDFYLPEELIAQVPLKERDASRLMVLQKETGDIQHETFKSIVNYINPGDCLVLNNTRVMPARLFGVKEDTGASIEILLLKQQEDDVWETLVKPAKRVKEGTVITFGAGNLKATCVGSSEHGGRLLRFDYEGIFYEVLDALGEMPLPPYIKEQLDDRERYQTVFSREIGSAAAPTAGLHFTEEILDELKNKGVHIAFITLHVGLGTFRPVSAETVEEHEMHAEFYQVTDGTAALLNEVRSNGGRIISVGTTSTRTLETIASKHNGKFASENGWTNIFIYPGYEFKGIDGMITNFHLPKSSLIMLVSALATRDHVMHAYETAVKEKYRFFSFGDAMLII; encoded by the coding sequence TTGAAAGTAGAATTATTTGATTTTTATCTTCCTGAAGAATTAATTGCACAAGTACCATTAAAAGAAAGAGATGCGTCAAGATTAATGGTTCTCCAAAAAGAGACCGGAGACATTCAACATGAAACATTTAAGTCTATTGTTAATTATATTAATCCAGGTGATTGTCTTGTTCTTAACAACACAAGAGTCATGCCAGCCCGACTTTTTGGAGTTAAGGAGGATACAGGAGCAAGTATCGAAATTCTGTTGTTAAAGCAACAAGAAGATGATGTATGGGAAACGCTAGTAAAGCCTGCAAAAAGAGTGAAAGAAGGAACAGTTATCACATTTGGAGCAGGAAATTTAAAAGCAACCTGTGTTGGATCAAGTGAACATGGTGGTCGTTTGTTACGATTTGACTATGAAGGAATTTTTTACGAAGTTTTAGATGCGCTTGGCGAAATGCCATTACCACCATATATTAAAGAGCAACTCGATGACCGCGAAAGATATCAAACTGTTTTTTCACGAGAAATCGGCTCTGCAGCTGCTCCAACAGCAGGCTTGCATTTTACTGAGGAGATTCTTGATGAGCTCAAAAATAAAGGTGTGCATATTGCGTTTATCACTTTGCATGTAGGGTTAGGAACTTTCCGTCCCGTTAGTGCTGAAACAGTAGAAGAGCATGAAATGCATGCTGAATTTTATCAAGTAACAGATGGAACGGCTGCTCTTTTAAATGAAGTTCGCTCAAATGGCGGAAGAATTATCTCTGTTGGTACGACTTCAACTAGAACACTTGAGACCATCGCTTCTAAACACAATGGCAAGTTTGCTAGTGAAAATGGTTGGACAAATATATTTATTTATCCTGGCTACGAGTTTAAAGGGATTGATGGCATGATTACAAATTTCCACCTGCCGAAATCTTCATTAATTATGCTTGTTAGTGCGTTAGCAACACGAGACCATGTTATGCATGCATATGAGACTGCTGTAAAGGAAAAATATCGATTTTTCAGCTTTGGAGATGCTATGCTGATTATCTAA
- the ruvB gene encoding Holliday junction branch migration DNA helicase RuvB — translation MDERLVSSEADLQESSLEQSLRPQTLSQYIGQDKVKENLKVFIEAAKMRSETLDHVLLYGPPGLGKTTLATIIANEMGVNIRTTSGPAIERPGDLAAILTALEPGDVLFIDEIHRLHRSIEEVLYPAMEDFCLDIVIGKGSTARSVRLDLPPFTLIGATTRVGLLTAPLRDRFGVLSRLEYYNEKQLAHIIERTAEILEIGLDYDAAVEMARRSRGTPRIANRLLRRVRDFAQVTGVETITNELATDALERLQVDKLGLDHIDHKLLLGIIEKFRGGPVGIDTISATIGEESHTIEDVYEPYLLQIGFLQRTPRGRIVTDLVYQHFKMEAPHHD, via the coding sequence ATGGACGAACGTCTTGTTTCAAGTGAAGCAGACTTACAAGAATCATCTCTTGAACAGAGTTTAAGACCTCAAACACTGAGTCAATATATCGGACAGGATAAGGTAAAAGAAAACTTAAAAGTATTTATAGAAGCTGCTAAAATGCGAAGCGAAACTCTTGATCATGTTTTGTTATATGGACCTCCTGGATTAGGAAAAACCACATTGGCAACAATTATTGCCAATGAAATGGGTGTTAATATTCGTACCACATCAGGTCCAGCGATAGAAAGACCTGGAGATTTAGCTGCTATTTTAACGGCTTTGGAACCTGGAGATGTTCTATTTATCGATGAAATTCATCGTTTACATCGATCAATCGAAGAAGTGTTGTATCCTGCAATGGAGGACTTTTGCCTAGATATTGTGATTGGAAAAGGATCGACTGCTCGATCAGTACGATTAGATCTTCCTCCGTTTACTCTCATTGGAGCAACAACAAGGGTTGGTTTATTAACAGCACCTCTTCGCGACCGATTTGGTGTATTAAGTCGACTAGAATATTATAATGAAAAACAGCTTGCCCACATCATTGAGAGAACAGCGGAAATACTAGAAATAGGGTTAGATTACGATGCTGCAGTTGAAATGGCAAGAAGATCAAGAGGAACGCCGAGGATTGCAAATCGTTTGTTAAGAAGGGTTCGAGACTTTGCTCAAGTAACAGGAGTAGAAACGATTACGAATGAATTGGCTACAGACGCTCTTGAGAGATTGCAAGTTGATAAATTAGGTCTTGATCATATTGATCACAAGCTTTTGCTTGGTATTATTGAAAAATTTCGTGGTGGTCCGGTTGGTATTGATACAATTTCGGCAACAATAGGAGAAGAATCACATACAATCGAGGATGTTTATGAACCATACTTATTACAAATAGGGTTTCTTCAACGAACACCAAGAGGAAGAATTGTAACCGACCTTGTTTACCAACATTTTAAAATGGAGGCTCCTCATCATGATTGA
- the tgt gene encoding tRNA guanosine(34) transglycosylase Tgt — MSTSPIRYELIKTCKQTGARLGKVHTPHGSFETPVFMPVGTLATVKTMSPEELKEMGAGIILSNTYHLWLRPGNEIVKEAGGLHKFMNWDRAILTDSGGFQVFSLSEFRKIEEEGVHFRNHLNGDKLFLSPEKAMHIQNDLGSDIMMAFDECPPYPAEYDYMKKSVERTTRWAERCLKAHNRPNDQGLFGIIQGGEYEELRKLSAKDLVSMDFPGYAVGGLSVGEPKDVMNRVLEFTTPLMPSNKPRYLMGVGSPDSLIDGAIRGIDMFDCVLPTRIARNGTLMTSEGRLVVKNAKFAKDFGPLDENCDCYTCRNFSRAYIRHLIKSDETFGLRLTSYHNLYFLVNLMEKVRQAIREDRLGDFRDEFFETYGFNKPNAKNF; from the coding sequence GTGTCAACTTCACCAATTCGTTACGAACTTATTAAAACATGTAAACAAACAGGAGCAAGATTAGGAAAGGTACACACCCCTCACGGCAGCTTTGAAACACCGGTGTTTATGCCAGTAGGAACACTTGCGACTGTCAAAACAATGTCTCCTGAAGAATTAAAGGAAATGGGAGCAGGAATTATCTTAAGTAATACATATCATTTGTGGCTCCGTCCAGGAAACGAGATTGTAAAAGAAGCTGGAGGGCTTCATAAATTTATGAATTGGGATCGCGCCATCTTAACAGATTCAGGTGGATTCCAAGTATTCAGTTTAAGTGAATTCCGTAAAATTGAAGAAGAGGGTGTACACTTCAGAAATCATTTGAACGGTGACAAGCTGTTTTTATCTCCTGAAAAAGCGATGCACATTCAAAATGATTTAGGCTCTGATATAATGATGGCATTTGATGAATGTCCACCGTATCCAGCTGAATATGATTATATGAAAAAGTCAGTTGAACGAACAACTCGTTGGGCTGAACGCTGCCTTAAAGCTCACAATAGACCAAATGATCAAGGGTTGTTTGGAATCATTCAAGGTGGGGAATATGAGGAATTACGAAAGCTAAGTGCAAAAGATTTAGTTTCTATGGATTTTCCGGGCTATGCGGTTGGTGGATTATCTGTTGGAGAGCCTAAAGATGTGATGAATCGGGTACTAGAATTTACAACGCCATTAATGCCTTCAAACAAGCCTCGTTATTTAATGGGTGTAGGATCTCCTGACTCATTAATTGATGGAGCTATCCGCGGTATTGATATGTTTGACTGTGTTTTACCAACTCGAATTGCGCGAAACGGTACATTGATGACGAGTGAAGGTCGATTAGTCGTGAAAAATGCAAAATTTGCAAAAGACTTTGGTCCACTGGATGAAAACTGTGACTGTTACACATGTCGTAATTTTTCTCGTGCATACATTCGACATCTTATTAAAAGTGATGAAACGTTCGGCTTAAGATTAACATCTTATCATAATCTTTATTTTCTGGTAAACTTAATGGAGAAAGTTAGACAAGCAATCCGTGAAGATCGTTTAGGCGATTTCCGCGATGAATTCTTTGAAACATATGGTTTTAATAAACCAAATGCTAAAAACTTTTAA
- a CDS encoding intercompartmental signaling factor BofC, with translation MFHRSRILTICSFVGVMLFISLLNVNQQPIHAEEHSVQEPLTVKVILKRKYLDGEISEEVTKETILSMKDFWAEYKDWQLLNQEEDRVVFQKNIDDISPLLKTNGYFGIAGDGTLTIFNGKPKTNEVIQSFFQLDVEKLESRKHDELKEGIRIQSKDQYLEVLQNLQYYSKTEKQ, from the coding sequence ATGTTTCATCGAAGCCGCATCCTTACCATTTGTAGTTTTGTAGGAGTTATGTTGTTTATCAGTCTTTTAAATGTAAATCAACAGCCTATTCACGCTGAAGAACATAGTGTACAGGAGCCTTTAACAGTAAAGGTTATATTGAAAAGAAAATACTTAGATGGAGAAATCAGTGAGGAAGTTACAAAGGAAACCATCTTATCAATGAAAGATTTTTGGGCCGAGTATAAGGATTGGCAATTGCTAAATCAAGAAGAGGATAGAGTTGTCTTTCAAAAAAATATTGATGATATCTCTCCGTTATTAAAGACAAATGGCTATTTTGGTATTGCTGGTGATGGCACATTAACGATCTTTAATGGAAAGCCAAAAACAAATGAAGTCATTCAATCATTTTTTCAGTTAGATGTTGAGAAATTAGAGAGTCGAAAACATGATGAACTTAAAGAGGGAATTCGTATTCAATCTAAAGATCAATATCTAGAAGTCTTACAAAACCTTCAGTATTATTCAAAAACCGAAAAACAATAA
- the safA gene encoding SafA/ExsA family spore coat assembly protein has protein sequence MKIHIVQKGDTLWKIAKKYGVDFEELKGMNTQLSNPDLIMPGMKIKVPSGNVAVKKEAPIKKEAPIQQTAPIKKEAPIQQTAPIQEEAPIQKQMPKAEHPFAKEKPKAVVDVEDTMPKEPLSEKPSKPYIPPVPNAQHPVYTGMDVNNYYTVNMAMMPNMANPQLPPKPANVLPDMTKVDAEEKLEPFYLPEETEDKEDLKDMANMPNVPNMPNLANMANVPNVPNMPQMQMPAYNQPAMYQPQYVSPQYMVPVSPVLPGSGLCPPAPYYPMQMPYGYGPGMMPNQPYPTAVSPEEYDEDDDYDYENQGHMPNMPYPQAAAPAQYAPNFPVNPYAGVPVSPVMPGPGFTGYPNQVMGAYDEMPDDYDYDQPQMPNMPYPQAVAPAYDQNDCGCGGPTPYANPYQYGGYPMAQPYGGFPAQQPYQQLYQQPYQQPFMAQPGYAPYGAGPYGYNPAQPVPGGQMFGMPNYDERDEEEED, from the coding sequence TTGAAAATTCATATTGTACAAAAAGGCGACACTCTTTGGAAAATTGCAAAAAAATACGGAGTTGATTTTGAAGAGTTAAAAGGAATGAATACACAATTAAGTAATCCAGATCTTATCATGCCTGGGATGAAGATCAAAGTACCTTCTGGTAATGTGGCTGTAAAAAAGGAAGCACCAATTAAGAAGGAAGCACCTATACAGCAAACAGCGCCAATAAAAAAAGAGGCTCCTATACAGCAAACTGCACCAATTCAAGAGGAGGCACCTATCCAGAAGCAAATGCCTAAGGCTGAGCACCCATTTGCAAAAGAAAAGCCTAAGGCAGTTGTAGATGTTGAAGACACTATGCCAAAAGAGCCTTTATCAGAAAAACCATCAAAACCTTATATACCGCCTGTACCAAATGCACAACATCCGGTATATACTGGCATGGATGTGAATAATTATTATACGGTGAATATGGCAATGATGCCAAACATGGCAAATCCACAACTTCCACCAAAACCGGCAAATGTCTTACCTGATATGACAAAAGTAGACGCAGAAGAAAAACTAGAGCCATTTTACTTACCAGAAGAAACAGAAGATAAGGAGGATTTAAAAGATATGGCCAATATGCCGAATGTTCCAAACATGCCGAATTTAGCTAATATGGCAAATGTCCCGAATGTCCCTAATATGCCACAAATGCAGATGCCTGCTTATAACCAGCCGGCAATGTATCAGCCGCAATATGTTTCACCACAGTATATGGTACCTGTTTCACCAGTCTTACCAGGATCAGGGCTTTGTCCACCTGCTCCATACTATCCAATGCAAATGCCATATGGATATGGACCGGGAATGATGCCAAACCAACCCTATCCAACAGCAGTAAGTCCTGAGGAATATGATGAAGATGATGATTATGATTATGAAAATCAAGGACATATGCCAAATATGCCATACCCGCAAGCAGCAGCACCTGCACAATATGCACCTAACTTTCCGGTGAATCCATATGCAGGGGTACCAGTTTCACCAGTTATGCCTGGACCTGGCTTTACAGGATATCCTAATCAGGTTATGGGTGCTTATGATGAAATGCCAGATGATTATGATTATGACCAACCACAAATGCCAAATATGCCATATCCACAGGCAGTAGCACCAGCATATGACCAAAATGATTGTGGTTGCGGTGGTCCGACGCCATACGCGAATCCATATCAATATGGCGGATACCCTATGGCCCAACCATATGGCGGTTTTCCAGCTCAGCAGCCGTATCAACAGCTATATCAACAGCCATATCAACAGCCATTTATGGCTCAACCAGGTTATGCCCCATATGGTGCAGGTCCTTATGGATACAATCCAGCGCAACCAGTTCCAGGTGGTCAAATGTTTGGAATGCCTAATTATGATGAACGTGATGAAGAGGAAGAAGATTAA
- the yajC gene encoding preprotein translocase subunit YajC, protein MEMLGTVLPLVLMFAIFYFLLIRPQQKQQKAVREMQNSLQKGDKIVTIGGLHGILDSVDENKIVLKVGDGTRLTFDRKSVREVIKD, encoded by the coding sequence ATGGAAATGTTAGGAACAGTTTTACCGTTAGTATTGATGTTCGCGATTTTTTACTTCTTGCTAATTCGTCCGCAGCAAAAGCAACAAAAAGCTGTACGTGAAATGCAAAACAGTCTACAAAAGGGTGACAAAATTGTGACGATCGGAGGATTACATGGTATCCTTGATTCAGTTGACGAAAACAAAATCGTCCTAAAAGTAGGAGATGGCACTCGTTTAACATTCGATCGTAAATCAGTACGTGAAGTTATCAAAGACTAA
- a CDS encoding YhcN/YlaJ family sporulation lipoprotein, producing MTKGKKATALTAIALLTTGLTACNGDQGALENNNNNQAQPMGYYTNEGNGADNEGPVTEMMDGMNGENNRNYFQRVNNRYDNRNMSNPTVPLGNNDNGLVRDNRYSHGDANYHRHLNEVGYYNRGDGEIAQKVKNSVEKMDNVEDARVIVTDDNVLVAIDTNDRNDKDMKQKVTKELQKMSEGRNIQVYTDDGTFTRIRNIDNDIQNAVDRDVIDTDVNELLNDLGDAVQRPFNNNR from the coding sequence TTGACAAAAGGTAAAAAAGCTACTGCTTTAACAGCAATTGCACTGTTAACAACGGGTTTAACAGCTTGTAATGGAGATCAAGGTGCCTTAGAAAACAATAACAATAATCAAGCTCAGCCTATGGGATACTATACAAATGAAGGTAACGGTGCAGATAACGAAGGTCCTGTTACTGAAATGATGGATGGAATGAATGGCGAAAATAATCGTAATTATTTTCAACGAGTTAACAATCGGTATGATAACCGTAATATGAGCAATCCAACTGTCCCGCTAGGTAATAATGATAACGGTCTTGTTCGTGACAACCGCTATAGTCATGGAGATGCGAATTATCACCGCCATTTAAATGAAGTGGGATATTATAACCGTGGTGATGGTGAAATTGCTCAAAAAGTGAAAAACTCCGTTGAAAAAATGGACAACGTTGAGGATGCGCGAGTCATTGTTACAGATGACAATGTGCTTGTTGCGATTGATACGAATGATCGAAATGACAAAGATATGAAGCAAAAGGTAACAAAAGAGCTTCAAAAAATGTCAGAGGGACGCAATATTCAAGTTTACACAGATGACGGAACGTTTACACGCATTCGAAATATTGATAACGATATTCAAAATGCTGTAGACAGAGATGTCATTGATACAGATGTTAATGAATTATTGAATGACCTAGGAGATGCGGTTCAACGCCCTTTTAATAATAACCGTTAA
- a CDS encoding DUF2905 domain-containing protein: MIDFPKVIMIIGGILLIVGFFMQFIGKLPGDIVFKKGNTTVFFPIVTCIVISIVLSLVFSFLGRFK, encoded by the coding sequence ATGATTGATTTTCCTAAAGTTATAATGATCATAGGTGGAATCCTTCTTATAGTCGGATTTTTTATGCAGTTTATAGGAAAACTACCAGGAGATATTGTGTTTAAAAAAGGAAATACAACCGTATTTTTCCCGATTGTAACCTGTATTGTTATCAGTATTGTCCTTTCCTTAGTTTTTTCGTTTCTTGGACGATTTAAGTAA
- the nadA gene encoding quinolinate synthase NadA, translating into MELLDILEHEKKEMMPESYKNLTTAEMERRVKEIKEKFGSKLYIPGHHYQKDEVVQFSDVTGDSLQLAQAAALNKEAEYIVFCGVHFMAETADMLTSENQKVILPDMRAGCSMADMADIDQTDRAWEKLQIVFGDTILPLTYVNSTAAIKAFVGKNGGATVTSSNAKKMLEWAFTQKQRILFLPDQHLGRNTAYDLGVPLDKMAIWNPITNELEYDGNNVEEIVVILWKGHCSVHENFTVKNIEHIRKTEPDMNIIVHPECSREVVGLSDYAGSTKYIIDMIEAAEPGTKWAIGTEMNLVNRLIQNHSDKKIVSLNPFMCPCLTMNRIDLPHLLWSLEGLEKEEISNQIVVPEHITKDAVLALDRMLANV; encoded by the coding sequence ATGGAACTGTTAGATATCCTTGAACATGAAAAGAAAGAAATGATGCCGGAATCCTACAAAAATTTAACAACGGCAGAAATGGAAAGAAGAGTAAAGGAAATTAAAGAGAAATTCGGTTCAAAGCTCTATATACCTGGACATCATTATCAGAAAGATGAAGTTGTTCAATTCTCTGATGTTACTGGTGATTCTCTGCAATTAGCGCAAGCAGCAGCATTAAATAAAGAGGCTGAGTATATTGTCTTTTGCGGTGTTCATTTTATGGCTGAAACAGCAGATATGTTAACATCAGAAAATCAAAAAGTGATCCTACCGGATATGAGAGCCGGGTGTTCAATGGCTGATATGGCAGATATCGATCAAACGGATCGTGCGTGGGAAAAGCTGCAAATTGTTTTTGGAGATACAATTCTTCCACTAACTTATGTTAACTCGACTGCTGCTATTAAAGCATTTGTTGGTAAAAATGGTGGAGCAACGGTAACATCATCCAATGCAAAAAAAATGCTAGAATGGGCATTTACTCAAAAACAACGGATATTATTTTTACCGGATCAGCATTTAGGAAGAAATACAGCTTATGACTTAGGGGTGCCTTTAGACAAAATGGCAATCTGGAATCCGATTACGAATGAGCTGGAGTATGATGGTAATAATGTAGAAGAAATTGTTGTCATTCTTTGGAAGGGGCATTGTTCCGTTCATGAGAATTTTACAGTAAAGAATATTGAACATATCCGAAAAACGGAACCTGATATGAATATCATTGTTCACCCTGAATGCAGTCGTGAGGTTGTCGGCTTATCTGATTACGCCGGTTCTACTAAATATATTATTGATATGATCGAGGCAGCTGAACCAGGAACAAAGTGGGCAATTGGAACAGAAATGAACCTTGTAAATCGACTCATCCAAAATCATTCTGATAAAAAGATTGTTTCATTAAATCCGTTTATGTGCCCGTGTTTAACAATGAACCGAATTGACTTGCCTCATCTTCTCTGGTCCTTAGAAGGACTTGAAAAAGAAGAAATCTCTAACCAAATTGTTGTACCAGAACACATTACAAAAGATGCTGTATTAGCATTAGACCGTATGCTTGCAAATGTATAA
- the nadC gene encoding carboxylating nicotinate-nucleotide diphosphorylase, with protein MNVIKLKKKLEEFFLEDLGELDISSQTIFGEKSRGEAVILAKEEGVFAGANVIEIGYSLFQSDIKVNLKKQDGDLLQKGDIIAEIEGPVAVILSGERVILNLLQRMSGIATLTNKAVHLLGSNTTRICDTRKTSPGLRMFEKYAVRCGGGFNHRFGLYDGVMIKDNHIAFSGSITNAVNKVRESTGHMVKVEVEIETEEQLLEAIDSGADVIMFDNRSPEEVARFAEITPKHIISEASGGIGLHNLADYRHTNVDYISLGMLTHSYKSLDISLNVK; from the coding sequence GAAAAAGTTGGAAGAGTTTTTCTTAGAAGACCTAGGTGAATTAGATATATCAAGTCAGACCATCTTCGGTGAGAAGTCTAGAGGAGAGGCCGTTATTCTTGCAAAGGAAGAAGGAGTATTTGCAGGTGCTAACGTGATTGAAATTGGCTATTCTTTATTTCAATCAGATATAAAAGTAAATCTTAAAAAACAAGATGGTGATCTTCTTCAAAAAGGAGACATTATTGCAGAAATTGAAGGACCGGTTGCCGTTATTTTAAGCGGAGAACGTGTCATCTTAAATCTGCTTCAACGCATGAGTGGAATTGCAACATTAACAAATAAAGCTGTTCACTTACTTGGATCAAATACGACAAGAATTTGTGATACGAGAAAAACATCGCCTGGTTTAAGAATGTTTGAAAAATACGCTGTTCGTTGTGGTGGCGGATTTAATCATCGTTTTGGATTGTATGATGGAGTGATGATTAAAGATAATCATATCGCCTTTTCTGGCTCCATTACAAATGCTGTAAATAAAGTAAGAGAAAGTACGGGTCATATGGTAAAGGTTGAAGTGGAAATTGAAACAGAGGAGCAGTTACTAGAAGCAATTGATTCAGGTGCGGATGTTATTATGTTTGATAACCGTTCACCAGAAGAGGTGGCAAGGTTTGCAGAAATAACACCAAAGCATATTATCAGCGAAGCTTCTGGTGGAATTGGCTTACACAATTTAGCGGATTATCGTCATACGAATGTTGACTATATTTCCTTAGGAATGCTCACACACTCATACAAATCATTAGATATAAGCTTAAATGTAAAATAG
- the ruvA gene encoding Holliday junction branch migration protein RuvA: protein MIEFIKGFVDDITPEHIVIDHHGLGYQIHAPNPYSYTKSRKEEVVVYTYQHVREDILALYGFPSREEKALFMKLLNVTGIGPKGALAILASGNPSQVIEAIENENDTFLVKFPGVGKKTARQIILDLKGKLGDVAALYAPDLFNHEEVEQTETANHALNEAIEALKVLGYAEREIKKITPSLQEENLSTDQYVKKALQKLLK from the coding sequence ATGATTGAGTTTATTAAAGGGTTTGTTGATGATATAACCCCTGAGCACATTGTTATTGATCATCATGGATTAGGATATCAAATTCATGCCCCGAATCCTTACAGCTATACGAAAAGCCGTAAAGAGGAAGTTGTTGTTTATACATATCAACATGTGAGAGAAGATATATTAGCTTTATACGGATTTCCATCAAGGGAAGAAAAGGCGTTATTTATGAAGCTCTTAAATGTGACGGGAATTGGGCCAAAAGGTGCTTTAGCGATACTTGCATCAGGTAATCCTTCACAGGTAATAGAAGCGATTGAAAATGAAAATGATACATTTTTAGTGAAATTCCCAGGTGTTGGGAAGAAAACTGCACGTCAAATAATCTTGGATTTAAAAGGTAAATTAGGAGATGTAGCAGCTCTGTATGCACCAGATCTGTTCAACCATGAAGAGGTAGAGCAAACTGAAACAGCAAATCATGCCTTAAATGAAGCTATTGAGGCATTAAAAGTCTTAGGGTATGCAGAACGGGAAATTAAAAAGATTACCCCTTCTCTACAAGAAGAAAATCTATCAACTGATCAGTATGTAAAAAAAGCTTTGCAAAAGCTATTAAAGTAA